Proteins encoded within one genomic window of Flavobacterium sp. NG2:
- a CDS encoding RNA methyltransferase, protein MKQITSVQNPFIKSLVLLQEKAKNRKQTGTFIIEGKREIEIAIKGGYQIQTVLFYPDICSETEAKKITKVSDFIEINKEVFQKLAYRDTTEGILAVAKTKSMQLDDLKLSDNPLILIAEAPEKPGNIGALLRTADAAKLDAVIIANPKSDLYNPNIVRSSVGCLFTNQIATGTTEEIISFLKEKKINFYCATLQNSTSYHTQDYTTPTALVVGTEATGLTQEWREAATQNIIIPMQGEIDSMNVSVAAAILIFEAKRQRGF, encoded by the coding sequence TTGAAACAAATCACTTCCGTTCAAAATCCTTTTATAAAATCATTGGTTCTATTGCAAGAGAAAGCCAAAAACCGCAAACAAACAGGCACTTTTATCATTGAAGGAAAAAGAGAAATTGAAATTGCAATAAAAGGAGGCTACCAAATCCAAACGGTTTTATTTTATCCTGATATTTGTTCGGAAACCGAAGCTAAAAAAATCACTAAAGTTTCAGATTTCATCGAAATTAATAAAGAGGTTTTTCAAAAATTGGCTTATAGAGATACTACCGAAGGAATTTTGGCTGTAGCCAAAACAAAATCGATGCAATTAGATGATTTAAAATTATCAGACAATCCACTAATCCTAATAGCTGAAGCCCCAGAAAAACCTGGAAACATTGGTGCTTTACTACGCACTGCCGATGCAGCAAAACTCGATGCGGTAATTATCGCCAATCCAAAAAGTGATTTATACAATCCCAATATTGTACGTTCAAGCGTAGGATGTTTATTCACTAACCAAATTGCCACGGGAACCACTGAAGAAATTATTAGTTTCCTAAAAGAAAAAAAAATCAACTTTTATTGTGCTACACTGCAAAACTCGACCTCGTATCATACTCAAGACTATACTACTCCCACCGCTTTAGTGGTAGGAACTGAAGCCACCGGATTGACTCAAGAATGGCGTGAGGCGGCAACTCAAAATATTATTATACCCATGCAAGGCGAAATAGACAGTATGAATGTTTCAGTAGCTGCAGCAATTTTAATTTTTGAAGCCAAAAGACAAAGAGGATTTTAA
- a CDS encoding gliding motility-associated C-terminal domain-containing protein, with the protein MKQHFQNILLVIFLFFSNAILGQDISLIQQFNGRYDFVFFGNTLNPEENSFQFFPYIFTSSSATLNLNPNDEIEKAYLYWAGCGTGDFDVKLNGETINPDRTFNHQRSSFNLTYNYFSAFKDVTSQIQTTGNGIYTLSDFDVSPFINLHFTNRTNFAGWAIIVIYKNPNLPLNQLNIYDGLQAVPDEINITLNNLNVIDNQDAKIGFLAWEGDVGIAVNEQLTINGNPISNPPLNPVDNAFNGTNSFTNSNTLYNMDLDSYPIQNNIKIGDTSAQIRLTSGQDFVMINAIVTKFNIQLPDATITINDVKSECDSKIITVDYTVSNLNSTSSLPSNTSVSIYINKILYQTIYTQSNIPINGNETSQIIITIPPITTNTFDLKFMVDDIGNGTGIVPENFENNNEYELTISLPTSPLFNTLTNKEACNEGLTKGTFDFSDFESLVKVNSTDVVRFYETLKDAENNTNAIINTTQYQAQSTPKTIYIRLENDFCYSTTSFLLTTYNCPPTIYNFVSANSDGANDSFHIKGLKDVFENYKIEIYNRWGTLVWTGNKTTKEWDGFANQGVLIDNKRIPSGTYYYIIYLNDPDYTQPLVGYLFLTQ; encoded by the coding sequence ATGAAACAACACTTTCAAAATATACTATTGGTTATTTTTTTGTTTTTTTCCAACGCTATTTTGGGGCAAGATATTTCGTTAATTCAACAATTTAATGGCCGATATGATTTTGTGTTTTTTGGTAACACCCTAAATCCTGAAGAAAATTCATTTCAATTTTTTCCATATATCTTCACTTCGTCTTCCGCAACATTAAATCTAAATCCTAATGATGAGATTGAAAAAGCATATCTATATTGGGCAGGTTGCGGTACGGGAGATTTTGATGTTAAATTAAATGGTGAAACCATAAATCCCGACAGAACTTTTAATCATCAAAGATCCTCTTTCAATTTAACATACAATTACTTCAGTGCTTTTAAAGATGTAACATCCCAAATTCAAACAACTGGAAACGGAATTTATACTTTATCCGATTTTGATGTAAGTCCGTTTATCAATCTTCATTTTACAAATCGTACTAATTTTGCAGGCTGGGCCATTATTGTTATTTACAAAAATCCCAATCTCCCCCTCAACCAACTCAATATATACGATGGGCTTCAGGCGGTTCCTGATGAAATCAACATTACCTTAAACAACCTAAATGTTATCGATAATCAAGATGCTAAAATTGGATTTCTAGCCTGGGAAGGAGATGTTGGCATAGCCGTAAATGAACAATTAACAATCAACGGAAATCCTATTAGCAATCCTCCACTAAATCCAGTAGACAACGCTTTTAATGGAACCAATAGCTTTACTAACTCCAACACTTTATACAATATGGATTTAGATAGCTACCCCATTCAGAACAACATCAAAATTGGTGATACCTCTGCACAAATAAGACTTACCTCCGGTCAGGACTTTGTGATGATTAATGCTATCGTAACCAAATTTAACATTCAATTACCCGACGCAACCATTACCATTAATGATGTCAAATCAGAATGTGATTCGAAAATAATAACGGTAGACTATACCGTTTCCAATCTAAATTCTACAAGCAGTCTACCATCAAACACTTCTGTTTCTATTTATATAAATAAAATCCTTTATCAAACCATTTACACCCAATCCAATATCCCAATCAATGGAAATGAGACCTCGCAAATAATTATAACGATTCCTCCTATCACTACAAATACTTTCGATTTAAAATTTATGGTGGATGATATTGGTAATGGAACTGGAATTGTGCCTGAAAATTTTGAAAACAACAATGAATACGAACTAACCATTAGCTTACCTACCTCTCCTTTATTCAACACATTAACAAATAAAGAAGCCTGTAATGAAGGATTAACAAAAGGAACTTTTGATTTTTCGGATTTTGAATCATTAGTAAAGGTAAACTCAACAGATGTTGTTCGCTTTTATGAAACACTTAAAGATGCTGAAAACAATACCAATGCTATTATTAATACTACTCAATATCAAGCTCAATCGACTCCTAAAACAATCTATATTCGCTTAGAAAATGACTTTTGCTACAGTACAACTTCGTTCCTACTTACAACTTACAACTGTCCTCCTACAATTTACAATTTTGTTTCAGCTAATTCCGATGGCGCAAATGACAGTTTTCATATTAAAGGATTAAAAGATGTTTTCGAAAATTATAAGATTGAGATTTACAATCGTTGGGGAACATTAGTTTGGACAGGAAATAAAACTACAAAGGAGTGGGATGGCTTCGCTAACCAAGGAGTACTAATTGATAATAAACGAATTCCGTCTGGTACTTACTATTACATTATTTACTTAAATGACCCTGATTATACACAACCTTTGGTAGGTTATTTATTTTTGACACAATAG
- a CDS encoding GNAT family N-acetyltransferase → MNQYKVKQYQKEDYKLWNDFISQAKNATFLFHRDFMEYHQDRFEDFSLLVFDKEKLVAVMPANRVGAVVHSHQGLTYGGLVYGEDLMLSSVINVFRTLLLYLNEKSIFKCNIKLLPSIYHLKPAEELNYALFLVEAQLIRRDSMSVIDLTQNYSFSKIRKRGIQKAIKNKLVIKEEMDFASFWNSVLIPNLESKHQTKPVHSVEEISQLKRLFPKNIHQFNVYSDNQIVAGTTVFETESSVHCQYISKLEKEGNLGSLDFLYNFLIRERFNSKRFFDFGISNEKQGRKLNEGLSYWKESFGASTIVHDFYEVETSKFYLLENVAL, encoded by the coding sequence TTGAATCAATACAAAGTAAAGCAATATCAAAAAGAAGATTATAAGCTATGGAATGACTTTATTAGTCAAGCCAAAAACGCTACTTTTTTGTTTCATAGAGACTTTATGGAGTATCATCAAGATCGATTTGAAGATTTTTCCTTATTGGTTTTTGATAAAGAAAAACTAGTTGCGGTTATGCCTGCGAATAGAGTAGGTGCTGTTGTACATTCGCATCAGGGATTGACTTATGGGGGATTGGTTTATGGAGAGGATTTAATGTTAAGTTCGGTAATTAATGTATTTCGAACTTTATTATTGTATTTGAACGAAAAATCGATTTTTAAATGCAATATAAAACTACTTCCTTCTATTTATCACCTTAAGCCAGCGGAGGAGTTGAATTATGCTTTGTTTTTGGTTGAAGCTCAATTGATACGAAGAGATAGTATGTCGGTTATTGATTTGACTCAAAATTATTCTTTTTCAAAAATCAGAAAAAGAGGAATTCAAAAAGCGATAAAGAATAAATTAGTGATAAAAGAAGAAATGGATTTTGCTTCTTTTTGGAATAGTGTATTAATTCCTAATTTAGAGAGTAAGCATCAAACGAAGCCTGTACATTCTGTAGAAGAAATATCTCAATTAAAAAGGTTGTTTCCCAAGAATATTCATCAGTTTAATGTCTATAGTGATAATCAAATTGTGGCAGGAACTACTGTTTTTGAAACGGAGAGTTCAGTGCATTGTCAATACATTTCTAAGTTAGAAAAAGAAGGGAATTTGGGGAGCTTAGATTTTTTATATAATTTTTTAATTCGTGAAAGATTCAATTCTAAACGTTTTTTTGATTTTGGAATCTCAAATGAAAAACAAGGTCGGAAATTGAATGAAGGCTTGTCCTATTGGAAAGAAAGCTTTGGAGCCAGTACAATTGTCCATGATTTTTACGAAGTAGAAACTTCGAAATTTTATTTACTAGAAAATGTAGCGCTATGA
- a CDS encoding DegT/DnrJ/EryC1/StrS family aminotransferase produces MIPFLDLKKVNSPYDAAFQEKLKVVLEKGWYILGNEVNEFEKSFATYCGTNHCIGVGNGFDAITLIFKGYIALGKLKKGDEVIVPANTFIASVLSIVEADLVPVLVEPRLATYNINPDLIADKITAKTKAILAVHLYGQLAEMDSINAIAQANDLLVIEDAAQAHGAEFINQKRAGDLSHAAAFSFYPGKNLGALGDAGAIVTNDEALSNVLYSIRNYGSKVKYENEVIGVNSRLDELQAAFLNVKLPSLKQENERRMTIAKQYLGKIKNAKIKLPFWDFSNNHVFHLFVIRTKERAELQQFLLDKGIQTVIHYPIPPHKQKALKQWSQLSLPVTEKIHKEVLSLPISPAMTDEEVRFVIENLNSF; encoded by the coding sequence ATGATTCCTTTTTTAGATTTAAAAAAAGTAAATAGTCCCTATGATGCTGCTTTTCAAGAAAAGTTGAAAGTTGTTTTAGAGAAGGGTTGGTATATTTTAGGGAATGAAGTCAACGAATTTGAGAAATCATTTGCGACTTATTGTGGTACGAACCATTGTATAGGAGTAGGAAATGGTTTTGACGCTATTACTCTAATTTTTAAAGGCTATATTGCTTTAGGGAAATTAAAAAAGGGAGATGAAGTAATTGTGCCTGCCAATACTTTTATTGCGAGTGTTTTGTCAATAGTAGAGGCTGATTTAGTTCCTGTTTTGGTAGAGCCAAGATTAGCAACTTACAATATAAATCCAGATTTGATTGCTGATAAAATTACAGCAAAAACCAAAGCTATTTTAGCGGTTCATCTCTACGGACAACTGGCCGAAATGGATAGCATTAATGCCATTGCACAAGCAAATGATTTATTGGTGATTGAAGATGCGGCACAGGCGCATGGTGCAGAATTTATTAATCAGAAAAGAGCAGGGGATTTATCCCATGCTGCTGCTTTTAGTTTTTATCCAGGAAAAAATTTAGGCGCATTGGGAGACGCTGGGGCTATAGTAACCAACGACGAAGCTTTGTCTAATGTTTTGTACTCGATACGTAATTATGGCTCAAAAGTTAAGTATGAAAATGAAGTTATAGGGGTTAACTCAAGATTAGATGAGTTACAAGCAGCTTTTTTGAATGTTAAGCTGCCTTCTTTAAAGCAAGAGAATGAACGACGTATGACAATAGCTAAACAGTATTTGGGTAAAATAAAAAATGCTAAGATCAAATTGCCATTTTGGGATTTTTCAAATAATCATGTATTTCATTTGTTTGTTATTCGAACAAAAGAGCGAGCAGAATTGCAGCAATTTTTGTTGGATAAAGGAATACAAACGGTGATTCATTATCCTATTCCGCCACATAAACAAAAAGCATTGAAACAATGGAGTCAATTGTCATTACCAGTAACTGAAAAAATACACAAGGAAGTTTTGAGTTTGCCAATTAGTCCAGCAATGACTGATGAAGAAGTGAGATTTGTGATAGAAAATTTAAATTCATTTTAG
- a CDS encoding CDP-glycerol glycerophosphotransferase family protein translates to MWLKELIKKYLPTRIWKTLVELYVLLFTNRIYILYLIKTSPKRHLKTLEIVNGKDNVKVAFFLIHESVWKYDLLFNLMLKHPRFEPQIFVCPVVNYGKANMLFEMNKSYESFKKKGYNVIKTYDEETGAYLDIKNTFSPDVIFYTNPYHGLIDSKYYIDQFSDVLTCYVPYAVMTTNYESFYNLDFHNLVWRIFSETPIHKKIAIEKQNNKGENNIVTGYPGFDQLLINKKPNSKVWKNSNPNLKKIIWAPHHLMNELNKVSNFLEYCDLFLELAVKYEDKIQIAFKPHPLLRVKLEKDPNWGKEKTDVYYGKWMNLTNGQFENAEYTDLFLTSDAMIHDCGSFMSEYLITGKPSLFMVRNESIMNEWSEFGEKAVAVHYQSRNKQELIDFIENTVIGENDLMKEVRTDFVENVLLQKNNVTASETILNYLERQFFQ, encoded by the coding sequence ATGTGGTTGAAAGAATTAATCAAGAAATATCTGCCTACAAGAATTTGGAAAACCCTTGTGGAGTTATATGTATTGTTGTTTACCAATCGTATTTATATCTTGTATTTAATTAAAACAAGTCCCAAAAGACACCTTAAAACCCTTGAAATTGTTAATGGAAAAGATAATGTTAAAGTTGCTTTTTTTTTAATACATGAATCGGTTTGGAAATACGATTTGCTTTTTAATTTGATGTTAAAACATCCTAGATTTGAACCTCAAATATTTGTATGCCCAGTTGTAAACTATGGTAAGGCGAATATGTTATTTGAAATGAATAAGTCTTATGAGTCCTTTAAAAAAAAAGGGTATAATGTTATAAAAACTTATGATGAGGAAACAGGAGCATATTTAGATATAAAAAATACATTTTCTCCAGATGTTATATTCTATACCAATCCATATCATGGGTTGATTGATTCAAAGTATTACATTGATCAATTTTCAGATGTTTTAACTTGCTATGTACCCTATGCAGTGATGACTACAAATTATGAGTCGTTTTATAATTTAGATTTTCACAACCTAGTATGGAGAATTTTTTCAGAGACACCAATTCATAAAAAGATTGCGATTGAAAAACAGAATAATAAAGGAGAAAATAATATTGTAACGGGCTACCCTGGATTTGACCAACTGCTAATCAATAAGAAACCAAATAGTAAGGTTTGGAAAAATAGTAACCCCAATTTGAAAAAAATTATTTGGGCACCACATCATTTAATGAATGAGTTAAATAAAGTGTCAAATTTCTTAGAATATTGTGATTTGTTTTTAGAGTTAGCAGTTAAATATGAGGATAAAATTCAAATTGCATTTAAGCCTCATCCTTTGTTGAGAGTCAAATTAGAGAAAGACCCTAATTGGGGAAAAGAAAAAACAGATGTTTATTATGGTAAATGGATGAATTTGACAAATGGGCAGTTTGAAAACGCTGAATATACTGATCTTTTTTTGACATCAGATGCTATGATTCATGATTGTGGTTCGTTTATGTCAGAGTATCTTATTACAGGGAAGCCTTCTCTTTTTATGGTTAGAAATGAATCAATAATGAACGAATGGAGTGAGTTTGGTGAAAAAGCGGTTGCGGTACATTATCAATCAAGAAATAAACAGGAATTAATAGATTTTATTGAGAATACTGTGATTGGTGAAAATGATTTGATGAAAGAAGTTAGAACTGATTTTGTTGAGAATGTATTATTACAAAAGAATAATGTAACAGCATCTGAAACAATTTTGAATTATTTAGAGAGGCAATTTTTTCAATAA
- a CDS encoding bifunctional cytidylyltransferase/SDR family oxidoreductase, with protein MNIAVILAGGVGSRLGMSLPKQFFKVAGKMVIEHAVDAFEKNDLIDEIAIVINSHYIFMVEDMIIKNNWQKVKRVLSGGEERYQSSLAAINAYHNFKNSNLIFHDAARPLISQRIINDVVNSLKEYNAIDVAINSADTIIEVKDNIITEIPERAKMRRGQTPQGFKQSVIAKAYELALLDGNFKATDDCGIVKKYLPEEDIYVVDGEEVNMKLTYLEDTYILDKLFQLRSVEIQKIALPNQLLLGKVMVVFGGGYGIGKSVVELGISNGVRVYSFSRTENNVDVSSIKDVEKALQTVFQKENKIDFVVNTAGVLHKEPLVNMDYQTICDSINTNYYGMVNISLASLPYLKQSKGHLLFFASSSYTRGRAFYSIYSSIKAATVNFVQAISQEWESFGIKVNCINPERTQTPMRIKNFGNEPENTLLKPETVAIRCFQTLLSNNTGQVIDVRLHDEN; from the coding sequence ATGAACATAGCTGTTATTTTAGCAGGGGGAGTAGGGAGTAGATTGGGAATGTCTTTGCCAAAGCAGTTTTTTAAAGTTGCAGGAAAGATGGTCATTGAGCACGCTGTTGATGCATTTGAAAAAAATGATTTAATAGATGAAATTGCTATTGTGATTAATAGTCATTATATTTTTATGGTAGAGGATATGATTATAAAAAATAATTGGCAAAAAGTGAAACGTGTTTTATCAGGAGGAGAAGAACGTTATCAATCTAGTCTAGCAGCAATTAATGCTTATCATAATTTCAAAAATTCTAATTTAATTTTTCATGATGCTGCTCGTCCTTTAATTAGTCAAAGAATAATTAATGATGTTGTAAACTCCTTGAAGGAATATAATGCAATTGATGTTGCAATTAATTCTGCAGATACCATTATTGAAGTAAAAGATAATATAATAACTGAAATTCCAGAGAGAGCCAAAATGCGAAGAGGTCAAACTCCTCAAGGATTTAAACAAAGTGTAATTGCCAAAGCCTATGAATTAGCGCTTCTAGATGGTAATTTTAAGGCAACTGATGATTGTGGAATTGTAAAAAAGTATTTGCCAGAAGAAGACATATACGTAGTGGATGGAGAAGAGGTGAATATGAAATTAACATATCTTGAAGATACATATATACTTGATAAATTGTTTCAATTGCGCTCAGTTGAGATTCAAAAGATAGCATTACCTAATCAATTATTATTGGGAAAAGTTATGGTTGTTTTTGGAGGAGGCTACGGAATTGGTAAAAGTGTAGTTGAATTAGGTATTTCAAATGGTGTACGTGTTTATAGTTTTTCGCGTACTGAAAATAATGTTGATGTGTCTAGTATTAAAGATGTTGAAAAGGCATTACAAACAGTATTTCAAAAAGAAAATAAAATTGATTTTGTTGTCAATACTGCTGGTGTCTTACATAAAGAGCCATTGGTTAATATGGATTATCAGACAATTTGTGATTCCATTAATACTAACTATTATGGTATGGTGAATATTAGTTTGGCCTCTTTGCCCTATTTGAAACAATCAAAAGGACATTTATTGTTTTTTGCTTCTAGTTCATATACCAGAGGTAGAGCTTTTTATAGTATTTATTCTTCGATAAAAGCAGCTACTGTCAATTTTGTTCAAGCTATTTCACAAGAATGGGAGTCGTTTGGAATTAAAGTAAATTGTATTAATCCCGAGCGAACACAAACGCCAATGAGAATTAAGAATTTTGGAAATGAACCAGAAAACACTTTGCTAAAACCCGAAACTGTTGCTATAAGATGTTTTCAAACCTTGTTATCTAACAATACAGGTCAGGTTATCGATGTCCGACTTCATGATGAGAACTAA
- a CDS encoding lipopolysaccharide biosynthesis protein, protein MIGIVWSAIDKIAVQLGQFIVGIVLARILIPEDFGLVGMLAIFIALSQTFIESGLGIALIQRQDRTDVDFSTLFVFNLTVSSFFYLLLFFSAPFISNFFKQPQLTDLIRVLSLNLIVNALAIVQRTKLAITLNFKVIAKSNLIGMIVGGVCGIIAAKYNYGVWSLVIQIIVGSLASCVSLWFLSKWTPSVIFSRNSFQKLFNYGSKLLIAGLYAQTINNVYNLFLGKFYPAASLGYYTKAKSFSDISAGTIASILQQVTFPILTSVQDDKVKLVSIYSRMIRMSAFFIIPIMTLICLLAKPIVVLLLTEKWVFLIPLLQWMVFARIFLPMSAVNLDLLNAIGRSDLFLKVDLSKLPLTILAMVITIPLGVKAIIIGHVVTSAISFMINAYLPGKFYGYGPIQQLKDMIPIVVATIGMAITVFVLTYFIDSLVLQLLLGGSFGMVSFLFFCWILKLEELKEIGGLLLKCFVKLKS, encoded by the coding sequence ATGATAGGGATTGTGTGGTCAGCTATTGATAAAATTGCTGTTCAACTGGGACAATTCATTGTGGGTATTGTACTTGCTAGGATTTTGATTCCTGAAGATTTTGGTTTAGTAGGTATGTTGGCAATTTTTATTGCACTGTCACAAACTTTTATTGAGAGTGGTTTAGGTATTGCATTAATTCAGCGTCAGGATAGAACAGATGTTGATTTTTCAACCTTATTTGTATTTAATTTGACAGTAAGTAGTTTTTTTTATTTATTACTTTTTTTTTCTGCTCCTTTTATTTCAAATTTCTTTAAGCAACCACAATTAACAGACTTAATACGGGTATTAAGTTTAAACTTAATTGTAAATGCACTTGCAATAGTGCAACGAACTAAATTGGCTATTACTCTAAATTTCAAAGTCATTGCTAAGAGTAATCTAATAGGGATGATTGTGGGAGGTGTATGCGGAATAATAGCGGCAAAATACAATTATGGAGTATGGTCATTAGTAATACAAATTATAGTTGGGTCATTGGCTTCCTGTGTGTCATTATGGTTCTTGAGTAAATGGACACCTTCTGTCATTTTTTCTAGAAATTCATTTCAGAAATTATTTAATTATGGTTCAAAGCTGTTAATTGCAGGTTTATACGCTCAAACAATAAACAATGTATACAATCTATTTCTTGGAAAGTTTTACCCAGCAGCTTCCTTAGGTTATTATACTAAAGCAAAAAGTTTTTCGGATATTTCTGCTGGAACAATTGCGAGTATTTTACAACAAGTCACTTTTCCAATTCTCACTTCGGTTCAAGATGATAAAGTTAAATTAGTCTCCATTTATAGCAGAATGATTCGGATGTCGGCTTTTTTTATTATCCCGATAATGACACTGATTTGTTTGTTGGCGAAACCGATTGTTGTACTGTTGCTTACTGAGAAGTGGGTTTTCTTAATACCACTTTTACAATGGATGGTTTTTGCACGTATTTTTCTCCCAATGAGCGCTGTTAATTTAGATTTATTGAATGCTATTGGTCGATCAGATTTATTTTTGAAAGTAGATTTGTCTAAGTTACCATTAACCATTTTAGCAATGGTTATTACTATCCCGCTAGGTGTAAAAGCCATTATAATAGGTCATGTTGTAACTTCTGCCATTTCGTTTATGATAAACGCCTATCTTCCAGGAAAGTTTTATGGTTATGGTCCAATACAACAATTAAAAGATATGATACCAATTGTAGTTGCTACCATAGGTATGGCAATTACCGTGTTTGTTTTAACTTATTTTATTGATAGTTTAGTATTGCAATTGCTTTTAGGCGGAAGTTTTGGAATGGTAAGTTTTTTGTTTTTTTGTTGGATACTTAAATTAGAAGAATTAAAAGAAATTGGGGGACTATTATTGAAGTGTTTTGTAAAATTAAAAAGCTAA
- a CDS encoding glycosyltransferase family 2 protein, whose amino-acid sequence MPLLSIIIPAFNEEKTIHLILHKINNINLMEGIDKEVVLINDCSTDCTEDAVKNFMHNNPNLTISYTNHDINQGKGAAIHTGIKKANGDFIIIQDADLEYDPNEYNILLKPILNGHADVVYGSRFIGGKPHRILFFWHTIGNKFLTFLSNMFTNLNLTDMETCYKLFRREIIQNIQLKEKRFGFEPEVTAKISKIKNIRIYEVGISYYGRTYDEGKKIGWKDGVWAIYCIIKYGLL is encoded by the coding sequence ATGCCATTACTCTCCATAATCATCCCTGCATTTAACGAAGAAAAAACAATACACTTGATACTCCATAAGATTAACAACATCAATCTTATGGAGGGCATTGACAAAGAGGTGGTATTAATCAATGACTGTTCAACGGATTGTACTGAAGATGCCGTGAAAAATTTTATGCATAATAATCCAAACCTTACCATTTCTTACACAAATCATGATATAAATCAAGGTAAAGGAGCTGCGATTCATACCGGTATAAAAAAAGCAAATGGCGACTTTATTATCATTCAAGATGCAGATTTAGAATACGATCCAAATGAGTACAACATTTTACTTAAGCCTATTTTAAATGGACATGCTGACGTTGTTTATGGTTCTCGTTTTATTGGTGGAAAACCTCATCGGATTTTGTTTTTTTGGCATACAATTGGCAATAAATTCTTGACCTTTTTATCCAATATGTTTACCAATCTTAATCTAACGGATATGGAAACCTGTTATAAATTGTTCCGACGCGAGATTATCCAAAATATCCAATTAAAGGAAAAAAGATTTGGATTTGAACCAGAGGTAACTGCTAAAATAAGTAAAATAAAAAACATACGTATCTATGAAGTAGGAATTTCATATTATGGACGCACTTATGATGAGGGAAAAAAAATAGGCTGGAAAGATGGTGTTTGGGCGATATATTGCATTATAAAATATGGATTATTATGA
- a CDS encoding glycosyltransferase, which produces MPNHPLVTVICLCYNHEDFVIESLNSVINQTYPNIELIIVDDCSTDNSKLKIKKWLTSYPKAIFIENQTNIENTKSFNKGLKQAKGEYIIDLAADDVLLPNCVTAQVNAFSTSMYKNVGVVYGNAELISENGKFESYYFPTNSDRKVIQKRKTGDIYENVISDFYCMCSVSAMIKKSVFNHLGGYDEALAYEDLDFWIRASRYYDFDFIDEPIMQKRILPNSLGTNFSKSKNSRTRKFDQTTYLILKKGIKLNRTKEEDLGIQKRVHHGIVQCLKNKNYFLMLKNIQLRLILAWRKNFKKY; this is translated from the coding sequence ATGCCCAACCATCCGCTAGTAACCGTTATCTGTTTATGCTATAACCACGAAGACTTTGTTATAGAAAGTTTAAATTCAGTTATCAACCAAACATATCCGAATATTGAACTTATAATAGTCGATGATTGTAGTACTGACAATTCCAAACTGAAAATAAAAAAATGGTTAACTAGCTATCCTAAAGCAATCTTTATTGAAAACCAAACAAATATTGAAAACACAAAATCTTTCAACAAGGGATTAAAACAAGCCAAAGGTGAATATATAATTGATTTAGCTGCTGACGATGTACTTTTACCAAACTGTGTCACTGCACAAGTAAATGCTTTTTCAACTAGCATGTACAAAAATGTTGGTGTAGTTTATGGAAACGCAGAGTTAATTTCGGAAAACGGTAAATTTGAGTCTTATTATTTCCCTACTAATTCTGACAGAAAAGTAATTCAAAAAAGAAAAACGGGTGATATTTATGAAAATGTAATTTCTGATTTTTATTGCATGTGTTCCGTTTCAGCAATGATTAAAAAAAGTGTATTTAACCATTTAGGAGGATATGATGAAGCACTTGCTTATGAAGATTTAGATTTTTGGATTAGAGCATCAAGATATTATGATTTTGATTTTATCGATGAGCCAATTATGCAAAAACGAATTCTACCCAACTCACTAGGAACAAATTTTTCAAAATCAAAAAATTCTCGTACAAGGAAATTTGATCAAACCACTTATTTAATTTTAAAAAAAGGAATAAAATTAAATCGTACTAAGGAAGAAGACTTAGGAATACAAAAAAGAGTACATCATGGTATTGTACAATGCTTAAAAAATAAAAATTACTTTTTAATGCTTAAAAATATACAATTAAGACTTATTTTGGCTTGGAGAAAAAATTTCAAAAAATACTAA